The following are encoded together in the Brassica napus cultivar Da-Ae chromosome A9, Da-Ae, whole genome shotgun sequence genome:
- the LOC106368041 gene encoding probable aquaporin SIP2-1, with the protein MSRISIVVSDLVLSFMWIWSGVLVSILVHGVLGFSRNVTTGEIVGYTFSVISMFIFAFLQKLTKGGHYNPVAALASGGFGSFIFTIMVRVPAEVIGSILAVKHIIHVFPEIGKGPKLNVSIHQGALTEGVLTFFTVLISMELSRKIPGSFFMKTWISSIAKLSLHVLGADLTGGYMNPAAVMGWAYARGEHITKEHLLVYCLGPVMATLLAVWFYNVVLKPLTEEHEKPKAKSE; encoded by the exons ATGAGTCGAATCAGTATAGTGGTTTCTGATCTGGTACTGTCCTTCATGTGGATATGGTCAGGAGTTCTTGTCAGCATCTTAGTCCACGGCGTACTTGGATTTAGCCGCAATGTAACGACCGGCGAGATCGTCGGATATACATTCTCTGTCATCTCCATGTTCATCTTCGCTTTTCTTCAGAAACTCACCAAAGGCGGACATTATAATCCTGTGGCCGCTTTGGCTTCCGGTGGCTTCGGCAGTTTCATCTTCACCATCATGGTTCGAGTCCCCGCCGAG GTGATAGGATCAATCCTTGCGGTTAAGCATATCATTCACGTTTTCCCTGAGATTGGAAAAGGACCAAAACTAAACGTATCAATCCATCAAGGCGCTTTAACCGAGGGGGTACTAACTTTTTTCACTGTACTGATCTCAATGGAACTATCAAGAAAGATCCCTGGAAGTTTCTTCATGAAGACTTGGATTAGTAGTATTGCTAAGTTATCTCTCCATGTTCTTGGAGCTGATCTAACCGGCGGATACATGAATCCAGCAGCG GTTATGGGATGGGCTTATGCACGCGGTGAACATATAACAAAAGAGCATTTACTTGTGTATTGTCTTGGACCTGTGATGGCTACCTTGCTTGCTGTTTGGTTCTACAATGTTGTGTTAAAGCCTCTTACCGAAGAACATGAGAAACCTAAGGCTAAATCTGAATGA